The stretch of DNA TCCATCCACTGCGGTCAGCCCAGGTGTCCCCAGTCCAGGCGGTCGGCGAGCCCCGCAGCGGTGAAAGCGGCCTGCAGGGCGTCTCGGCCCTCGGTGATGTGGGCCCAGCTGTCGTAGTGGACGGGGACCACCCGGCGGGCGCCGAGTATGCGAGTGGCTTCGGCGGCCGTAGCGCTGTCGAGGACGAGGGGTGCGCCGTCGAATAGACCTTCGAAGCGGGGTGCGCCGGCGAACAGGACGGCCGTGTCCACCGGCCCGAAACGGTCGGCCGTCTCCCTGGCGGCGTCGAGGGAGGCGTTGTCGCCGCTGACGTAGACCGTGGGTAGTCCGTCACCGGTCAGGACGAAGCCGACGACCTGCCCGCTGAACGCCTCGACCGCCTCGCGCGGGCCGGGGCCGTGGACGGCGGGGACACCGGTGACGGTGACCGTGCCGCCGCCGGGACGGTCCAGCTCGACCGACTCCCAGTCGGCCAGCCCCCTGGCCTTGTCTCCGAGATGCTTGCCGCCATCAGGAGTGGTGAGGGTCAGTGGCACGTCGGCGAGCAGGTCGCGGCCGGAACGGTCGAGGTGGTCGGGGTGCTCGTGGGACAGCAGGACCACGTCGACGAGACCGAGTTCGGCGGGGCTGCCGGCGGAGGGGGCGGTCTTGGTCAGGACCGCGCCGCCCGGCGCCGGGTAGTTGCCGGGGGCGTCGAAGGTGGGGTCGGTGAGAAAGCGCAGGCCGCCGTACTCGAAGAGGGCGGTCGGGCCGCCGAAGACGCGGACGGGGAATTGGTCACGGGGCGTCTCGGCAGGAGTCACGGACGAAGGAGCGTGGAAGTAGTGGCCCCTGTTGAGATCTTCCAGGAGGCCGGGGTGGGTC from Streptomyces sp. BA2 encodes:
- a CDS encoding MBL fold metallo-hydrolase; amino-acid sequence: MTPAETPRDQFPVRVFGGPTALFEYGGLRFLTDPTFDAPGNYPAPGGAVLTKTAPSAGSPAELGLVDVVLLSHEHPDHLDRSGRDLLADVPLTLTTPDGGKHLGDKARGLADWESVELDRPGGGTVTVTGVPAVHGPGPREAVEAFSGQVVGFVLTGDGLPTVYVSGDNASLDAARETADRFGPVDTAVLFAGAPRFEGLFDGAPLVLDSATAAEATRILGARRVVPVHYDSWAHITEGRDALQAAFTAAGLADRLDWGHLG